A genome region from Opitutaceae bacterium includes the following:
- a CDS encoding iron ABC transporter permease — translation MSKSLARIVFLVTALFFTAFFLWPILQILKGGFVDADGRLTFAYFFALLADPLYREGLANSFLLACLTTGLALIIAVPLAFISDRYLFPGKSLLSSLVLIPMILPPFVGAIGIKQIFGQYGAFNSLLIGLGVRPEGWTYDWFALHQFGGIAIVNALTLYPILYLNCVAALANIDPAMEEAAQNLGCTGFRRFRLITLPLIKPGLFAGGTIVFIWAFTELGTPLVFDYSRLTSVQIFYGLKDIGGNPFPYALVAAMLVSTTLLYALGKGLFGRQNYAMMAKATTSGGPRRAGRLVSWLCAGAFAGITFLAILPHLGVVLVAFSDDWYATILPRSFTLKNFDIALGHDLTVPAIANSLKFASISTILDVILGIAIAYVVVRSKVAGRQVLDFLAMLPLAVPGLVLAFGYLAMSQDGRFFSFLNPTRDPTILLIIAYSVRRLPYVVRSAAAGFQQTSETLEEAAQNMGASPLRALYKVTLPLITANLIAGGLLAFAFAMLEVSDSLILAQKQAYYPITKAILELLQLLGDGKFIASALGVWAMVFLGITIAGMTILLGRKLGAIFRV, via the coding sequence ATGTCCAAGTCCCTTGCCCGTATCGTATTTCTCGTTACGGCGCTCTTCTTTACGGCCTTCTTCCTCTGGCCAATTCTTCAGATCCTCAAGGGCGGTTTTGTGGATGCGGACGGAAGACTCACCTTCGCCTACTTCTTCGCTCTCCTGGCGGATCCGCTCTACCGTGAGGGGCTGGCCAATTCGTTTCTGCTGGCCTGCCTGACGACGGGGCTGGCCTTGATCATCGCTGTGCCGCTGGCATTCATCAGCGACCGATACCTGTTCCCCGGCAAGTCGCTGCTCAGCTCGCTGGTCTTGATCCCGATGATACTGCCTCCCTTTGTCGGCGCCATCGGGATCAAGCAGATCTTCGGTCAGTACGGTGCGTTCAACTCACTGCTCATCGGGCTTGGCGTGCGTCCTGAGGGATGGACCTACGACTGGTTCGCCCTGCATCAGTTCGGCGGCATTGCGATCGTCAACGCGCTCACCCTTTACCCAATTCTGTACCTGAATTGTGTGGCCGCACTGGCAAACATTGATCCAGCGATGGAGGAGGCCGCACAGAATCTGGGCTGCACCGGGTTTCGGCGCTTCCGACTGATCACCCTGCCGCTGATCAAACCGGGACTCTTTGCAGGAGGGACGATAGTTTTCATCTGGGCGTTCACCGAGCTGGGCACGCCGCTTGTGTTCGACTACTCTCGTCTGACGAGCGTGCAGATTTTTTATGGCCTGAAGGACATTGGCGGGAATCCATTTCCCTATGCGCTGGTCGCGGCCATGCTGGTGTCGACGACACTGCTCTATGCCTTGGGCAAGGGACTTTTCGGACGCCAGAACTATGCGATGATGGCAAAGGCGACCACGAGCGGAGGACCGCGCAGGGCGGGACGCCTGGTGTCGTGGCTTTGCGCCGGGGCCTTCGCTGGCATCACCTTCCTGGCGATACTTCCCCACCTGGGCGTGGTGCTTGTCGCATTCTCAGATGATTGGTACGCAACAATTCTGCCGCGCAGCTTTACGCTGAAAAATTTCGATATCGCGCTCGGGCACGATCTCACGGTACCCGCGATTGCGAACAGCCTCAAGTTCGCAAGCATTTCCACGATCCTTGATGTGATCCTGGGCATCGCGATCGCCTACGTTGTGGTTCGCTCAAAGGTCGCAGGCCGGCAGGTGCTTGATTTCCTGGCGATGCTTCCGCTTGCCGTACCCGGCTTGGTTCTGGCCTTTGGTTACCTGGCAATGTCGCAGGATGGGCGGTTCTTTTCGTTCCTCAATCCCACCCGGGATCCCACGATCCTGCTGATCATCGCCTATTCGGTCCGGCGCCTTCCCTATGTCGTGCGTTCGGCGGCGGCCGGTTTTCAGCAGACGAGTGAAACTCTCGAGGAGGCGGCGCAGAACATGGGTGCATCACCACTTCGGGCATTGTACAAGGTGACCCTGCCCCTGATCACGGCAAATCTGATTGCCGGAGGGCTGCTCGCTTTCGCGTTCGCAATGCTCGAGGTCAGCGACTCGCTCATCCTCGCGCAAAAGCAGGCCTACTACCCGATCACAAAGGCGATTCTCGAGCTGCTGCAGTTGCTCGGTGACGGAAAATTCATAGCCAGCGCGCTGGGAGTCTGGGCGATGGTTTTCCTGGGCATCACCATTGCCGGCATGACCATCCTTCTTGGCCGAAAACTTGGGGCCATCTTCCGCGTTTGA
- a CDS encoding EamA family transporter: MLWLLLVSFIWAFSFGLINGRQTDIDPVFVAFVRMAIATAVFLPFLKPRALGAAMVARLFAVGAIQFGFMYILYLHAFRHLQAHEVALFTILTPIYLTLIDAIIERRWRARFLIAGALAVAGGAVVTWRQTNAADLAAGFLLVQCSNLCFATGQVFYRRLRSTIPSGIMDHQLFAWPAAGAAAVTGVMSSVTSSWADFAPTTAQMLVLFYLGAIASGLGFFLWNLGATRVNAGTLSVFNNLKIPLGIICSLVVFHEHSDPIKLISSLTLLALAIWIVESKRMQATPSERH, translated from the coding sequence ATGCTCTGGCTGCTGCTCGTTTCATTCATCTGGGCATTCTCCTTTGGTCTGATCAATGGGCGCCAGACCGACATCGATCCCGTGTTCGTGGCCTTCGTTCGCATGGCAATCGCCACGGCAGTGTTCCTGCCCTTCCTGAAACCACGTGCGTTGGGAGCAGCAATGGTCGCACGGCTGTTTGCAGTTGGAGCAATCCAATTTGGATTCATGTACATCCTGTACCTGCACGCGTTCAGGCACCTGCAGGCGCACGAAGTCGCACTTTTCACGATCCTCACTCCCATTTACCTGACTCTCATTGACGCCATCATCGAAAGGCGATGGCGTGCGCGTTTTCTGATTGCGGGCGCGCTCGCGGTTGCTGGCGGGGCGGTTGTCACCTGGCGTCAGACGAACGCGGCGGATCTCGCGGCGGGATTTCTCCTGGTACAGTGCTCAAACCTCTGTTTTGCGACCGGTCAGGTGTTCTATCGTCGTTTGCGATCAACGATCCCTTCAGGGATCATGGACCATCAGTTGTTCGCCTGGCCTGCTGCCGGGGCGGCTGCGGTGACTGGGGTGATGTCATCGGTGACCTCATCATGGGCGGATTTTGCGCCAACGACCGCGCAGATGCTGGTGCTTTTCTATCTGGGCGCGATCGCATCGGGATTGGGGTTTTTCCTCTGGAACCTGGGAGCGACGCGCGTAAACGCCGGAACTTTGAGCGTATTCAACAACCTGAAAATTCCCCTGGGCATCATCTGCTCGCTCGTGGTTTTTCATGAGCATTCGGACCCCATCAAGCTGATCTCCAGCCTGACGCTGCTGGCTCTGGCCATCTGGATTGTTGAATCCAAGCGCATGCAGGCGACACCGAGTGAACGTCACTGA
- a CDS encoding MFS transporter translates to MSRATTAPAIAANSADSTAIGILTALSVSHLLNDTIQGMLPAIYPLLKQTFSLSFAQVGLITFAFQGTASLLQPLIGSVTDRRPFPFSLGIGMSVTLLGIVCLSRAPSYSYVLLSSVLIGFGSAVFHPEASRLARLASGGRFGLAQSLFQVGGNLGSSLGPLLAAVLVMSGGQSRTLWFAPLAILAIGILLRVGGWYRAHLETLRSSRSPRASGARMPFGTGVTIRALLVLIVLVFSKFIYLSSLTSYFTFYLIDRFHVQPASAQILLFLFLFAVAAGTIIGGPVGDRVGRKIVIWISILGIAPFTLLLPHVGLHATVFLSMIVGLVLASAFSAIIVYAQELVPGKVGLVSGLFFGLSFGMAGIGSAALGQLADHTSIQFVFRVCAYLPLLGLLTMFLPRLHPRAR, encoded by the coding sequence ATGTCCCGCGCCACCACCGCGCCAGCAATCGCCGCCAATTCTGCTGATTCCACCGCCATCGGCATACTGACCGCACTCAGTGTCTCCCACCTGCTCAATGATACGATCCAGGGAATGCTTCCGGCGATCTACCCGCTGCTGAAGCAGACTTTCTCCCTGAGTTTCGCCCAGGTCGGGCTCATCACCTTTGCCTTCCAGGGCACGGCATCGCTCCTGCAGCCGCTGATTGGTAGTGTGACGGATCGGCGGCCGTTCCCCTTCTCTCTCGGAATTGGAATGTCCGTCACCCTGCTGGGCATCGTGTGCCTGTCGCGCGCGCCCAGTTACTCCTATGTGCTTCTGAGCTCGGTCCTCATCGGATTCGGGTCTGCGGTGTTTCATCCCGAGGCCTCGCGCCTGGCCCGGCTTGCTTCGGGCGGACGATTCGGACTTGCGCAGTCGCTTTTCCAGGTCGGAGGCAACCTGGGAAGCTCCCTCGGGCCGCTGCTTGCAGCGGTCCTGGTGATGTCGGGAGGCCAGTCCCGCACGCTTTGGTTCGCACCTCTCGCGATCCTGGCCATTGGCATCCTGCTTCGCGTGGGAGGATGGTATCGCGCTCATCTCGAGACGCTCCGGTCCTCGAGGTCACCGCGCGCATCCGGAGCCCGGATGCCTTTCGGCACGGGGGTGACCATACGCGCCTTGCTGGTGCTCATCGTGCTTGTATTTTCAAAATTCATCTACCTGAGCAGCCTCACGAGCTACTTCACCTTCTACCTCATCGACAGGTTTCATGTGCAGCCGGCGAGTGCGCAGATCCTCCTCTTTCTGTTCCTGTTTGCCGTGGCGGCCGGCACCATCATCGGAGGTCCGGTGGGCGATCGGGTGGGTCGCAAGATCGTCATCTGGATCTCCATCCTCGGCATCGCCCCATTCACCCTGCTGCTCCCGCATGTCGGACTGCATGCGACGGTGTTTCTCAGCATGATTGTCGGCCTTGTGCTGGCCTCGGCGTTTTCCGCCATCATCGTTTACGCGCAGGAACTGGTGCCCGGAAAAGTCGGTCTTGTATCGGGCCTTTTCTTCGGCCTTTCCTTCGGCATGGCTGGAATAGGCTCCGCCGCCCTCGGACAGCTTGCCGATCACACCAGCATACAGTTCGTGTTCAGAGTCTGCGCCTACCTGCCGCTGCTCGGCCTTCTCACCATGTTTTTGCCAAGACTTCACCCGCGGGCGCGATAG
- a CDS encoding cyclic nucleotide-binding domain-containing protein: MDENFLLTLEVLKYSPEVRAGACVHGVLALKNTSSGTYLAVSEAQRLTLEVFRTPQTVPNMLGRAILNRTCLELSEFYELILKAHRAGILIGDSKPAFTPAPKPSPGWPRLPSQVSIAVAAISGMGFLAAIAFSPVTLPTQILDLLIGWVVWGASLSLGFLAGAATLHHAGGRFPPPEMMSVRPVPHLHVDLCDSVLQPVSVRSAIELACMAPLLASAALACAFKQPWALFPVAGAIIALNPWLGPMARWRALWSKHPWIDTDRDFIFSTNRQPRRRIRAFRRHLDGEALAILLSMSLLWLAVAAHVLFNAIALPWLDLLDNASVWERAGIVSGAIVAVFVVGALIWIASTFSKRRGTRLIRNAIRQSRRWKVHPSGRLAQAEIMKAMSRSPLFRSVGMQKQLEVSRRFQLKRFKPWRSLSDSGEPATVGLIVRGTASVVRYDGRGRAGRTRFISEGDMFGVHGFVDPAENRMEMRSRTPLLALTLPGKFFQERIVQHLGVIRIMGLTEICSLLRSLPLCSGWQLASVMRLADIARMRTFEAGERIVRYGEDPRTFHIVWEGSVQKALQGRILEQLEEGDAFGETELLQNSAATTDAIAATPTRCLCVSRVDFIRFVTHNHKVALSFEARSSRRLGRPIFPLQASFDIR, translated from the coding sequence ATGGACGAAAATTTCCTCCTCACCCTCGAGGTCCTGAAATACAGTCCGGAGGTTCGGGCGGGTGCATGCGTGCATGGCGTGCTCGCGCTCAAGAACACATCCTCAGGCACCTACCTGGCCGTCAGTGAAGCCCAGCGGCTGACTCTTGAGGTCTTTCGCACACCACAGACCGTTCCGAACATGCTGGGCAGGGCGATCCTCAATCGGACCTGTTTGGAATTGAGCGAATTCTACGAACTCATCCTCAAGGCCCACCGCGCCGGCATCCTGATAGGTGACAGCAAGCCCGCATTCACTCCGGCACCCAAGCCTTCCCCTGGCTGGCCGAGGCTGCCATCACAGGTGTCAATCGCGGTCGCCGCCATTTCTGGAATGGGTTTTCTCGCGGCGATCGCCTTCTCGCCTGTCACGCTGCCGACACAGATTCTTGATCTGTTGATTGGCTGGGTTGTCTGGGGCGCCTCGCTGTCGCTCGGATTTTTGGCCGGTGCGGCCACGCTTCATCACGCCGGAGGGCGGTTCCCTCCACCTGAAATGATGAGTGTGCGACCGGTTCCTCATCTCCATGTCGACCTGTGTGATTCAGTCCTCCAGCCGGTTTCAGTTCGCTCCGCCATCGAGTTGGCCTGCATGGCACCGTTGCTCGCCTCGGCCGCGTTAGCCTGTGCGTTCAAGCAGCCGTGGGCGCTGTTTCCCGTTGCCGGCGCAATCATTGCATTGAATCCATGGCTTGGCCCCATGGCCAGATGGCGCGCACTCTGGTCCAAGCATCCTTGGATCGATACCGATCGCGATTTCATTTTTTCGACAAACCGCCAGCCCAGACGCAGAATCAGGGCATTCCGCCGCCACCTCGATGGTGAAGCGCTTGCGATTCTCCTTTCAATGAGCCTCCTGTGGCTGGCTGTCGCGGCTCACGTGCTGTTCAACGCCATCGCCCTGCCATGGCTCGATCTCCTGGACAATGCGAGCGTGTGGGAGCGGGCCGGCATCGTTTCCGGCGCCATAGTGGCGGTATTTGTGGTCGGAGCGTTGATCTGGATTGCGTCCACTTTCTCGAAGCGCCGGGGAACCCGCCTGATAAGGAACGCCATTCGTCAATCCCGTCGCTGGAAAGTCCACCCATCAGGAAGACTGGCGCAGGCTGAGATAATGAAGGCGATGTCGCGAAGCCCGCTTTTCCGCTCCGTTGGCATGCAGAAGCAACTGGAGGTTTCGAGACGGTTTCAACTGAAGCGCTTCAAGCCATGGCGTTCACTTTCGGACTCAGGGGAGCCCGCGACGGTCGGACTGATTGTCCGGGGCACCGCGTCGGTCGTTCGATACGACGGCAGGGGTCGCGCGGGGAGGACCCGGTTCATCTCCGAAGGTGACATGTTCGGTGTTCATGGTTTCGTGGATCCGGCCGAAAATCGAATGGAGATGCGGAGCCGCACGCCGTTGCTCGCACTGACCCTCCCGGGAAAATTTTTTCAGGAAAGGATTGTTCAGCACCTGGGTGTCATCCGCATCATGGGTCTGACCGAAATCTGCTCCCTGCTGCGTTCACTGCCACTGTGCTCCGGCTGGCAACTGGCATCCGTCATGCGCCTTGCAGACATTGCAAGAATGCGGACCTTTGAAGCGGGTGAGCGAATCGTCCGCTACGGGGAGGATCCAAGAACATTTCACATCGTATGGGAGGGAAGCGTGCAAAAGGCTCTGCAGGGCAGGATCCTCGAGCAACTTGAGGAAGGCGATGCGTTCGGTGAAACGGAGCTTCTGCAGAACAGCGCGGCGACCACGGATGCAATTGCCGCGACGCCGACGCGCTGCCTGTGCGTCTCCCGCGTCGATTTCATCCGCTTTGTGACCCACAATCACAAGGTGGCCCTGTCATTTGAAGCCAGATCGTCGCGCCGCCTTGGGCGCCCCATATTTCCCCTGCAGGCATCGTTCGACATTCGCTAG
- a CDS encoding response regulator: MIIESAVLPQVTKLWKKSVREEKLRKGVMIVDDEPAFCDMLAEVISAIGYKTWKAGSAEEGLHTWARDGGEIGLVLVDVVMPCVDGLTFMAELRERDPRMQIVLVSGRLNEDTRWLASESDCLFVQKPFEVSEMTELIEGLLGSLSSSED; encoded by the coding sequence ATGATCATAGAATCCGCTGTACTGCCACAAGTAACGAAACTGTGGAAGAAATCCGTGCGCGAGGAAAAATTGCGCAAGGGTGTCATGATTGTCGATGATGAGCCCGCCTTTTGCGACATGCTCGCCGAAGTGATCTCTGCGATTGGCTACAAGACCTGGAAGGCAGGTTCTGCCGAGGAGGGACTGCACACCTGGGCGCGGGATGGTGGTGAAATCGGCCTTGTACTTGTCGATGTGGTCATGCCCTGTGTCGACGGGCTCACATTCATGGCAGAGCTGCGTGAGCGCGATCCGCGAATGCAGATAGTACTCGTGAGCGGACGTTTGAATGAGGATACGCGCTGGCTGGCGAGCGAGAGTGACTGCCTGTTTGTTCAAAAACCTTTCGAGGTCTCAGAAATGACCGAGCTCATCGAGGGACTGCTTGGATCCCTCTCATCCTCGGAGGACTAG
- the kdsB gene encoding 3-deoxy-manno-octulosonate cytidylyltransferase, producing the protein MPRIAIIVPCRLESTRFPRKLLHEIRGKALLQWVAERISSVAPEFPLYFAIDDPSLAAPLKSGGFATILTKVSHASGTDRIAEANTQIGAEFVINVQADEPLVGRSHILALSNAIQSDAPMATLATRFSKAVDFNNPNQVKVVLAGSRKRALYFSRSCIPFARELGGRVDDHWLTENACYRHIGMYAYQADILEKFASLPMGRLEQIEKLEQLRVLENGYAIACELTEDPTIGVDVLEDAHKFERWLETRS; encoded by the coding sequence ATGCCGCGCATCGCCATAATTGTCCCGTGTCGCCTCGAATCCACGCGATTTCCACGGAAGCTTCTCCATGAGATTCGAGGCAAGGCGCTGCTTCAATGGGTGGCAGAAAGGATCTCAAGCGTGGCACCTGAGTTTCCCCTTTATTTTGCGATCGATGACCCATCGCTCGCCGCACCGTTGAAATCCGGGGGATTCGCGACGATTCTGACAAAAGTGAGCCACGCGAGTGGCACCGATCGCATTGCCGAGGCCAATACTCAGATCGGCGCTGAGTTCGTGATCAATGTACAGGCGGATGAGCCTTTGGTCGGCCGCAGTCACATACTCGCCCTTTCAAACGCCATTCAGTCGGATGCGCCCATGGCAACTCTCGCCACGCGATTTTCGAAGGCCGTGGATTTCAACAATCCGAACCAAGTGAAGGTTGTGCTCGCTGGATCCAGGAAACGTGCACTCTATTTTTCACGCTCATGCATTCCGTTTGCCCGCGAGCTGGGTGGGCGGGTTGATGATCACTGGCTGACTGAGAACGCCTGCTATCGCCACATAGGGATGTATGCGTATCAAGCCGATATTCTGGAGAAGTTTGCATCACTTCCCATGGGCCGGCTTGAGCAGATTGAAAAACTCGAGCAACTTCGCGTCCTTGAGAATGGGTACGCGATTGCATGCGAACTGACCGAAGATCCAACGATCGGAGTCGATGTTCTGGAAGATGCCCACAAGTTTGAACGCTGGTTGGAGACTCGAAGCTAG
- a CDS encoding HPr family phosphocarrier protein translates to MDKIDPSAPVQSLTKELVVQNKMGIHARPAAMIVRVTNKFKADVFVEKDEEQVNGKSIMGLMMLAAGKGSKVKFIVTGDDAPQMLAELDSLFNRKFDEA, encoded by the coding sequence ATGGACAAGATTGACCCGTCAGCACCTGTTCAGTCACTCACGAAGGAGTTGGTCGTGCAGAACAAGATGGGTATTCATGCGCGTCCCGCAGCGATGATCGTCCGCGTGACCAACAAGTTCAAGGCGGATGTCTTCGTCGAAAAGGATGAGGAGCAGGTGAATGGCAAGAGCATCATGGGATTGATGATGCTGGCTGCGGGCAAGGGCTCTAAGGTGAAATTCATCGTCACGGGCGACGACGCGCCTCAGATGTTGGCCGAGCTGGATTCGCTCTTTAACCGCAAGTTCGACGAAGCCTGA
- a CDS encoding BatA domain-containing protein produces the protein MSFLTPLFILGGLAIALPVLFHLSRRATRTRTPFSSLMFLAPTAPRLKRRSRLEHWLLLTLRCLALILLAFGFARPFLSDDSAIVPLAERPRQVVLLLDTSASLQREGLWTDALFKADEVIRSLRPLDHLAVIAFGREARMVLEFSEWDSTPPDARATLARARLASLAPTWEGTRLGEALVTAAEAFDDVDQEGKDGGSREVVLVSDVQAGSRLEALQAYEWPAAVQLRVATARPVRVGNAGVQLLAGAAAADARGGTPIRIRVSNTSDATADQFMLVWKRGANAVGKPVPVYVPPGQSRIVTMEPPRDTDGVDRIELSGDGAAFDNTVFVVPPERQRLRIGYFGVEDAADPTQPFYFLKRALESSSRVQVELVRSQGAEQALASEAGTIEAGFLTAATSISTATALRSWIESGRTLLVAPRSPEDATALALALARVAMAAAEIKPAAGGYAMLGEIDFTHPIFAPFADPRYSDFTKIHFWKYRHLDQAAFANARVLARFDSGDPALMEIPLGRGRILWLASGWQPQDSQLAVSTKFVPLVWSLMDYANVTRPEISQFFVGDALPLPASTKPLTMVSADGRRQTVAPGTGSFSATRLPGIYRVEGDGNEMRFMVNLDPGESRTEALSLDDLEQLGVPAKNVTGVRTGGGGSDAPASRHAVEIEGSQKLWRWFIAATLAVLLTETIIAARARRMSVAAGEGVAP, from the coding sequence GTGAGTTTTCTCACCCCGCTCTTCATCCTCGGCGGGCTCGCGATCGCGCTGCCGGTGTTGTTTCACCTCTCGCGCCGGGCCACCCGCACCCGGACTCCCTTCAGTTCGCTCATGTTTCTGGCTCCGACAGCGCCGCGCCTGAAGCGGCGCAGCCGGCTGGAGCACTGGCTGCTGCTGACCCTGCGCTGCCTTGCGCTGATCCTGCTTGCGTTCGGTTTTGCGCGTCCGTTTCTCAGCGACGACTCAGCGATCGTCCCTCTCGCGGAGCGTCCGCGCCAGGTTGTTCTGCTGCTCGACACGAGCGCGAGCCTGCAGCGGGAGGGGTTGTGGACCGACGCGCTCTTCAAGGCGGACGAGGTGATTCGCTCCCTGCGACCCCTGGACCACCTTGCGGTGATCGCCTTCGGCCGCGAGGCGAGGATGGTTCTTGAATTTTCCGAGTGGGATTCCACGCCGCCCGACGCCCGGGCCACGCTGGCGCGCGCGCGGCTGGCCAGCCTCGCGCCAACCTGGGAGGGCACGCGGCTCGGCGAGGCGCTGGTGACCGCCGCGGAGGCTTTCGACGATGTCGATCAGGAGGGGAAGGATGGCGGATCCCGGGAGGTGGTGCTTGTGAGTGATGTCCAGGCGGGCAGCCGTCTGGAGGCGCTTCAGGCGTATGAGTGGCCCGCAGCTGTGCAGCTCCGGGTGGCGACCGCGCGGCCCGTGCGCGTCGGCAACGCCGGCGTGCAACTGCTCGCCGGCGCCGCGGCCGCGGATGCCAGGGGTGGAACTCCCATTCGTATCCGAGTTTCCAATACGAGCGACGCCACGGCCGACCAGTTCATGCTTGTGTGGAAACGCGGCGCGAACGCCGTCGGCAAACCGGTTCCGGTTTATGTTCCGCCCGGCCAGTCGCGCATCGTGACCATGGAGCCGCCGCGCGACACGGATGGCGTCGACAGGATCGAACTCAGCGGCGATGGCGCGGCGTTTGACAACACCGTGTTTGTCGTGCCGCCCGAGAGGCAACGGCTGCGCATCGGCTATTTTGGCGTCGAGGATGCGGCGGATCCGACCCAGCCCTTCTACTTTCTCAAACGGGCGCTGGAATCGTCGTCGCGGGTGCAGGTCGAACTCGTGCGGTCCCAGGGCGCGGAGCAGGCGCTCGCATCCGAAGCGGGAACAATTGAGGCCGGCTTCCTGACGGCTGCGACGTCGATCTCAACTGCAACGGCGCTGAGGTCGTGGATCGAATCCGGCAGGACGCTGCTCGTGGCGCCGAGGTCGCCGGAGGATGCCACGGCGCTGGCGCTGGCGCTCGCGCGCGTGGCGATGGCGGCGGCGGAAATCAAGCCGGCGGCCGGCGGCTATGCGATGTTGGGCGAGATTGATTTCACGCATCCGATTTTCGCTCCGTTTGCGGATCCCCGCTATTCGGACTTCACGAAGATCCACTTCTGGAAATACCGCCACCTGGATCAGGCCGCCTTTGCGAACGCCCGTGTGCTCGCGCGCTTCGACTCCGGTGACCCGGCATTGATGGAGATTCCGCTTGGCAGGGGGCGGATTCTCTGGCTCGCGTCCGGCTGGCAGCCCCAGGACAGCCAGCTCGCCGTGTCCACGAAGTTCGTGCCGCTCGTTTGGTCGCTGATGGACTACGCGAATGTCACCCGGCCGGAAATCTCGCAGTTTTTTGTCGGCGACGCGCTTCCGCTGCCGGCTTCGACGAAGCCCCTGACAATGGTGTCCGCCGATGGACGGCGGCAAACGGTCGCACCGGGAACCGGCAGTTTCAGCGCGACAAGGCTACCCGGGATCTATCGCGTCGAGGGTGACGGAAACGAGATGCGGTTCATGGTGAATCTGGATCCTGGCGAATCGAGAACGGAGGCGTTGTCGCTCGACGACCTGGAGCAACTCGGAGTGCCGGCGAAGAACGTGACGGGAGTGCGAACGGGCGGCGGCGGATCCGACGCGCCGGCCTCCAGGCATGCGGTCGAGATCGAAGGGAGCCAGAAACTGTGGCGGTGGTTCATTGCGGCAACCCTTGCGGTGCTGCTCACGGAAACGATCATCGCGGCGCGGGCACGTCGAATGTCAGTCGCCGCCGGGGAGGGAGTCGCGCCATGA
- a CDS encoding DUF58 domain-containing protein, with the protein MRIRNLELRARIVVEGFLSGLHRSPYHGFSVEFTEYRAYTPGDDPRYIDWKVLARSDRAYVKKFEDETNLRCHLLVDRSRSMEFGTVGYAKAEYAITLAATLAHFLAHQGDAVGLVSFDEAVREYLPARARGGHLRQILHALEKPSGGNSTDLIAPLEHVARLVRKRGLLVLISDFLAPLEKLEPSLAMLAASGHEVANFQVLDPAETTLDFPSSTMFEDLESARVMHADPATARAGYVERFNAHAAALAELCARHGISRTRLLTSDPLDIALLEFLRRRKKAGAGRRASGGAP; encoded by the coding sequence ATGCGGATCCGGAATCTGGAACTTCGCGCTCGGATCGTGGTTGAGGGGTTTCTAAGCGGGCTCCATCGCAGTCCCTATCACGGCTTTTCCGTCGAGTTCACCGAGTACCGCGCCTACACGCCGGGCGACGACCCCCGCTACATCGACTGGAAGGTGCTGGCCCGCAGCGACCGCGCCTATGTGAAGAAGTTCGAGGACGAGACGAATCTCCGCTGCCACCTGCTCGTCGACCGCAGCCGTTCGATGGAGTTCGGCACCGTCGGGTACGCGAAGGCGGAGTACGCGATCACGCTGGCGGCCACGCTGGCGCACTTTCTTGCGCACCAGGGCGACGCCGTCGGCCTCGTCTCCTTCGACGAAGCGGTGCGCGAGTACCTGCCCGCGCGGGCGCGCGGCGGTCATCTGCGGCAGATTCTGCACGCGCTGGAGAAACCCTCGGGCGGAAACTCCACGGATCTGATCGCACCTCTCGAACACGTGGCGCGGCTCGTGAGGAAACGAGGGCTGCTCGTGCTGATCTCCGACTTTCTTGCGCCGTTGGAGAAACTCGAGCCGAGCCTGGCGATGCTTGCGGCGTCGGGTCACGAGGTCGCCAATTTTCAGGTGCTCGACCCCGCGGAGACCACGCTCGATTTTCCGTCCTCGACGATGTTTGAGGACCTTGAGTCGGCGCGCGTCATGCATGCCGATCCGGCGACGGCACGCGCCGGCTACGTCGAGCGCTTCAACGCGCATGCCGCCGCGCTGGCGGAGTTGTGCGCGCGTCATGGCATCTCCCGCACGCGCCTGCTGACCTCGGATCCGCTGGACATTGCGCTGCTGGAATTTCTCCGGCGAAGGAAAAAGGCGGGTGCTGGACGCAGGGCGTCAGGAGGTGCGCCGTGA